GGTGCTGGCCCGGGCGCTGGGCGGGCGGCGCCACGTGGCGGTGCGCGGCCTGCGCACCCACCAGCTCCGGCTGCTCCGCTACCTGGGCATCGAGACCGACGACCGGTCGCTGGTGATGTGATCGCCCCCGGCCGGCGGCGCCGTTATGCTGCCGCCACCCGATGCACGACGTCGCCGGCAACACCCTCGGCCTCAAGCCCTCCCAGCTCGCCGCCCTCCGCCGCACCTACCGCCGCCGGGTCGACGCCGACCAGGTGATCTCGCCCGAGCTGGCGCGCCACCTGGCCGAGCTCTCGCACGAGACCGGCCGGCAGGTGGGCGTGCTGCTCGACCGCAAGGGCGGCGTGGACTGGGTGGTGGTGGGCGACGCCCGCAGGCTCACCCTGCCCGACCTGGGGCGGCAGCGGGCCGGCTCGCACCGCCTGCGCGGCCTGCGGCTGGTGCACACCCACCTGGACGGCGAGCCGCTCACCCGCGACGACCACACCGACCTGGCGCTGCTCAGGCTCGACCTGGTGGCCGCCCTGGAGGTCAAGGACGACGGCCTGCCCGGGCGCGTGCACCTGGCCTGGCTCATCCCGGAGAACCCGGCCGGCGCCCTCTGGCAGGAGGAGACGGCCGCCTCGGTGCACGACCTCCAGCACGACGCCCTGTCGGCGCCGCTGGCGCTGGAGGAGGAGTTCTCCCGGGCCCGCACCGGGCGCCGCACCGGCGGGCGCGAGCGGGCCATCCTGGTGGGCGTGAGCGGCCGGCTCCGCAGCCGCGAGGAGGGCGAGGCCTCGCTCCTCGAGCTGCGCGAGCTGGCCCGCACCGCCGGGGTGGAGGTGGTGGACGCCACGCTGCAGCACCGCCGCGAGGTCGACCCGCGCACCCTCATCGGCAAGGGGAAGCTGGAGGACCTGCTGCTCCGGTCGATGCAGCTGATGGCCGACCTGATCGTCTTCGACGCCAACCTCTCGCCGTCGCAGGCCATCCACATCGCCGAGGCCACCAGCCTCAAGATCCTGGACCGCACCCAGCTGATCCTCGACATCTTCGCCCAGCGGGCCCAGTCGGCCGACGGCAAGCTGCAGGTGGAGCTGGCCCAGCTCCGGTACCTCTACCCGCGGCTGGTGGGGCGCGACGACTCGCTCTCCCGCCTGGCCGGGGGCATCGGCGGCCGCGGCCCGGGCGAGACCAAGCTGGAGATCGACCGTCGCCGGGTGCGCGACCGCATCACCGCGCTGGAGCGGCGCCTCGACAACCTCTCGCAGGACCGGCAGCTGCGACGCCGCCAGCGCAACGAGCGCGGCCTGCCGGTGCTCTCCATCGTGGGCTACACCAACGCCGGCAAGTCCACCCTGCTGAACGCGCTGACCGACTCCGCGGTGCTGGTCGAGGACAAGCTCTTCGCCACCCTGGACCCCACCAGCCGTCGGCTGCGCTTCCCGCGCGACCGCGAGGTGATCATCACCGACACGGTGGGGTTCATCCGCGACCTGCCCAGGGACCTGGTGGCCGCCTTCGGCGCCACCCTGGAGGAGCTGGGCGACGCCGACCTGCTGCTGCACGTGGTGGACGCCGCCGACCCGCGCCGCGACCAGCAGGTGGCCGCGGTGGAGAAGATCCTGGGCGGGCTCGGCCTGGGCGACAAGCCGCGCCTGCTGGTCTTCAACAAGTGCGACCGGCTGCCGCCCGGCGAGGGCGAGGCGCTGGCCCACCAGGCCGGCGGGGTGGCGGTGGCGGCGGCCACCCGGGCCGGGCTGCAGGGGCTGCTGCACCGCTGCGACCGGCTGCTGTGGGCCGAGGGGCGGGTCTCCTTCGCCGAGGTGGCCGACGGGGCGCCGCCGGCCGGGGCGGCCGCCGACCTGGAGGTCCCCCCGGGCGCTCAGCGGCCGTGAGGGGAGCTCGCGGCCGCTCAGGTCCGGTAAGCGTCCACCGCCTCGCCCAGCCGCTCCGAGACCCGCGCCAGGTCCTGCACCACCAGCTCGGTGCGCTGCGCGCTGGCCAGGGTCTCGCCCATGGTGCCGTGCAGGTACTCCACCGCCGCGGCGATGCCCTCCATCTCCTCGGTCTGCCGGCGCGTCGTGTCGGCGATGCCGCGCGCCGCCCGCGACGACTCCTCGATGGCGGTGGCCAGGCCGCTGATGGTGGCGCTGGCCTGCTCGGCCCCCAGCACCGCGGCGCGGGCCTGCTCGCTGCCGTGGCTGGTGGCGGCCACCACCTTGCGGGTGGCCCGCTGCAGCTCCACCAGCATGGCGCGCACCTCGTCGGTGGCGCGGCGC
This genomic interval from Anaeromyxobacter sp. contains the following:
- the hflX gene encoding GTPase HflX, giving the protein MHDVAGNTLGLKPSQLAALRRTYRRRVDADQVISPELARHLAELSHETGRQVGVLLDRKGGVDWVVVGDARRLTLPDLGRQRAGSHRLRGLRLVHTHLDGEPLTRDDHTDLALLRLDLVAALEVKDDGLPGRVHLAWLIPENPAGALWQEETAASVHDLQHDALSAPLALEEEFSRARTGRRTGGRERAILVGVSGRLRSREEGEASLLELRELARTAGVEVVDATLQHRREVDPRTLIGKGKLEDLLLRSMQLMADLIVFDANLSPSQAIHIAEATSLKILDRTQLILDIFAQRAQSADGKLQVELAQLRYLYPRLVGRDDSLSRLAGGIGGRGPGETKLEIDRRRVRDRITALERRLDNLSQDRQLRRRQRNERGLPVLSIVGYTNAGKSTLLNALTDSAVLVEDKLFATLDPTSRRLRFPRDREVIITDTVGFIRDLPRDLVAAFGATLEELGDADLLLHVVDAADPRRDQQVAAVEKILGGLGLGDKPRLLVFNKCDRLPPGEGEALAHQAGGVAVAAATRAGLQGLLHRCDRLLWAEGRVSFAEVADGAPPAGAAADLEVPPGAQRP